From the Columba livia isolate bColLiv1 breed racing homer unplaced genomic scaffold, bColLiv1.pat.W.v2 Scaffold_141, whole genome shotgun sequence genome, one window contains:
- the LOC135577822 gene encoding olfactory receptor 14A16-like has translation MSNSSSITQFLLLPFTDTRELQLLHFWLFLGIYLAALLGNGLIITTIAWDQHLHTPMYFFLLNLALLDMGTISTILPKSMNNSLWHSRAISYLGCATQLFLFLFLITAEYCLLTFMSYDRYVAICKPLHYGTLLGSRACVHMAAAAWATGFLNALLHTANTFSLPLCKGNALGQFFCEIPHILKLSCSHFFLKELGLIVVSVCLVFMCFVFIVVSYVQILRAVLRVPSEQGRHKAFSTCLPHLAVVSLFISTVMFAYLKPPSISSPSLDLVVSVLYSVVPPAVNPLIYSMRNQELKDALWKLISYNFLKQ, from the coding sequence atgtccaacagcagctccatcacccagttcctcctcctgccgttcacagacacacgggagctgcagctcttgcacttctggctcttcctgggcatctacctggctgccctcctgggcaacggcctcatcatcaccaccatagcctgggaccagcacctccacacccccatgtactttttcctgctcaacctcgccctccttgaCATGGGCACCATCTCCACCATTCTCCCCAAGTCCATGAATAACTCCCTCTGGCattccagggccatctcatacttgggatgtgcgacacagctctttttgtttctcttcttgatcacagcagaaTATTGTCTCCTCACcttcatgtcctatgaccgctacgttgccatctgcaaacccctgcactacgggaccctcctgggcagcagagcttgtgtccacatggcagcagctgcctgggccactgggtttctcaatgctctgctgcacacggccaatacattttcactgcccctgtgcaagggcaatgccctgggccagttcttctgtgaaatcccccacatcctcaagctctcctgctcacacttcTTCCTCAAggaacttgggcttattgtggtcagtgtgtgtttagttttcatgtgttttgttttcattgtggtgtcctatgtgcagatcttgagggccgtgctgagggtcccctctgagcagggacggcacaaagccttttccacctgcctccctcacctggccgtggtctccctgttcatcagcactgtcatgtttgcctacctgaagcccccctccatctcttccccatccctggacctggtggtgtctgttctgtactcggtggtgcctccagcagtgaaccccctcatctacagcatgaggaaccaggagctcaaggatgccttgtggaaactcatatcttacaatttcctgaagcaataa